Proteins encoded in a region of the Triticum dicoccoides isolate Atlit2015 ecotype Zavitan chromosome 3A, WEW_v2.0, whole genome shotgun sequence genome:
- the LOC119268591 gene encoding GDSL esterase/lipase At4g10955-like gives MAKPAPTKNAGDAATAVVPVPSPFEYHVYGPRKLSFTSWRDLLSSSWKNPNYRRMVIACFIQGAYLLELDRQEKRDERTGLAPQWWRPFKYRLVQALVDERDGSIYGAVLEWDRQAALSDYIPFRPTSAPAAVVALRGTLLKAPTFRRDVVDDLRFLAWDSLKGSVRFAGALAALRAAARKFGVANVCVGGHSLGAGFALQVGKALAKEGVFVECHVFNPPSVSLAMSLKGFAETAGELWGRVRAWIPYMGTQAGDAGGGGNSESEAKASLARAGMAKWLPHLYINTNDYICCYYSDAASGTATVAVGSGGGSGTSKAGVARMVVVSKGPSKFLAAHGLEQWWADDVELQVALNHSKLVDRQLRSLYAPPPAAPGARS, from the exons ATGGCCAAGCCGGCTCCGACTAAGAACGCCGGCGACGCAGCAACGGCGGTGGTGCCAGTGCCGAGTCCGTTCGAGTACCATGTCTATGGCCCCCGCAAGCTGTCCTTCACCAGCTGGAGAGATCTTCTTAGCTCAAGCTG GAAGAACCCCAACTACCGGCGGATGGTGATCGCGTGCTTCATCCAGGGGGCGTACCTGCTGGAGCTGGACCGGCAGGAGAAGCGCGACGAGCGCACCGGCCTCGCGCCGCAGTGGTGGCGCCCGTTCAAGTACAGGCTGGTCCAGGCGCTCGTCGACGAGCGCGACGGCTCCATCTACGGCGCCGTCCTCGAGTGGGACCGCCAGGCCGCGCTCTCGGACTACATCCCGTTCCGCCCCACCAGCGCGCCCGCCGCCGTCGTGGCGCTGCGCGGCACGCTGCTCAAGGCGCCCACGTTCCGCCGCGACGTCGTCGACGACCTCCGCTTCCTGGCCTGGGACAGCCTCAAGGGCTCCGTCCGCTTCGCCGGCGCGCTGGCGGCGCTGCGGGCGGCCGCGCGCAAGTTCGGCGTGGCCAACGTGTGCGTGGGCGGGCACTCGCTGGGCGCCGGGTTCGCGCTGCAGGTGGGCAAGGCGCTGGCCAAGGAGGGCGTCTTCGTGGAGTGCCACGTGTTCAACCCGCCGTCCGTGTCGCTGGCCATGAGCCTCAAGGGCTTCGCCGAGACGGCCGGCGAGCTGTGGGGCCGCGTGCGCGCTTGGATACCCTACATGGGCACCCAAGCCGGggacgccggcggcggcggcaacagcgagagcgaggccaaggcgtcgctggcccGCGCCGGGATGGCCAAGTGGCTGCCGcacctctacatcaacaccaaCGACTACATCTGCTGCTACTACAGCGACGCCGCGAGCGGCACGGCCACGGTGGCCGTCGGCAGCGGGGGCGGGAGCGGCACTAGCAAGGCCGGCGTGGCGAGGATGGTGGTTGTTTCCAAGGGGCCGAGCAAGTTCCTGGCCGCGCACGGGCTGGAGCAGTGGTGGGCTGACGATGTCGAGCTGCAGGTGGCGCTCAACCACAGCAAACTCGTCGACCGCCAGCTCAGGTCGCTCTACGCCCCGCCACCGGCCGCACCGGGCGCTCGGAGTTAG